The Ensifer adhaerens genome contains a region encoding:
- a CDS encoding ABC transporter substrate-binding protein yields MMKHILLVTLSVAWAGTAVAADAAIRVGLTGPFTGGAAPLGVSIRDGVRLAVAEINAKGGVHGKQIELIERDDESKPERGVQIAQELINSEGIVGAVGIANTPVAIAASRFYQESKVPIIIPVATGSVVSRQFMPPEYSENYIFRIGAYDTIQSAMMAELMVKGRGVDKVAILADSTNYGQLGQADLEVALDKLGVQPVATEKFNVRDPDMTPQLLKARAAGAQAVFGYALGPDLAQVANSMAKIGWKVPYVTSWNSSMSNYIDNAGANGEGVYMPQTFIQDEGVSEAWTRFIKAYQAAYKVDRLPSPSSAAQSYDAMLLLAAAIAQAGDGADGAAIKQALEGLKDPVDGVITDYVAPFSAQDHEATEASHVVVGVVKEGRVAFANDADKARVGR; encoded by the coding sequence ATGATGAAGCACATTCTCCTGGTGACGCTGAGCGTCGCCTGGGCAGGCACCGCCGTGGCTGCTGACGCCGCAATCCGCGTCGGCTTGACCGGTCCGTTCACAGGTGGTGCAGCGCCGCTCGGCGTTTCCATCCGCGACGGCGTCCGCCTCGCGGTTGCCGAGATCAACGCCAAAGGCGGTGTTCACGGCAAGCAGATCGAGTTGATCGAGCGTGATGACGAATCCAAGCCGGAACGCGGTGTGCAGATCGCGCAGGAACTGATCAACAGCGAAGGCATCGTTGGAGCGGTTGGGATCGCCAACACACCCGTGGCCATCGCCGCCTCACGTTTCTATCAGGAATCGAAGGTACCGATCATCATTCCCGTGGCAACGGGCAGCGTCGTCAGCCGTCAGTTCATGCCGCCGGAGTATTCGGAAAACTACATTTTCCGCATCGGCGCCTATGACACCATCCAGTCGGCGATGATGGCTGAGCTGATGGTGAAGGGGCGAGGCGTCGACAAGGTGGCAATCCTTGCCGACTCGACCAACTACGGTCAGTTGGGCCAAGCCGATCTCGAGGTCGCACTCGACAAGCTTGGCGTGCAACCGGTCGCGACCGAGAAGTTCAACGTTCGCGATCCCGACATGACGCCGCAGCTTCTCAAGGCGCGCGCGGCAGGCGCACAGGCCGTATTTGGCTACGCCTTGGGCCCGGATCTGGCCCAGGTCGCCAACTCGATGGCCAAGATCGGCTGGAAGGTGCCATATGTGACGAGTTGGAACTCGTCGATGTCCAACTACATCGACAATGCGGGCGCGAACGGTGAGGGCGTCTACATGCCCCAGACCTTCATTCAGGACGAGGGCGTCAGCGAGGCGTGGACGCGGTTCATCAAGGCCTACCAAGCGGCTTACAAGGTGGATCGACTTCCAAGCCCTTCTTCGGCTGCCCAATCCTACGATGCCATGCTTCTGCTTGCAGCGGCGATCGCCCAGGCTGGTGACGGTGCTGATGGAGCAGCCATAAAGCAAGCTCTCGAGGGCCTAAAGGATCCCGTCGACGGGGTGATCACGGACTATGTCGCGCCCTTCAGCGCACAGGACCATGAGGCGACTGAGGCCTCCCATGTTGTCGTCGGAGTGGTGAAGGAGGGGCGTGTCGCCTTCGCCAATGACGCCGACAAGGCGCGCGTCGGCCGCTAA
- a CDS encoding ornithine cyclodeaminase family protein, with protein sequence MTQPIVLSELEIATLLPKVDIRSVLERMFRSLADGNAVQPPQTLSLFPADAGDFITYLGVLADERVFGAKLSPYVPGNGKELVTAWTLLMSMETGTPLLLCDSKKLTTERTAAASIIAADVLAPEEASVLTIVGSGPMGLAHLRYAESIRPWKEVRIASPEIDTREVPRTISSEVLVSKSTNANKAVQGADVVMLCTSSGTPVVDTAALSKSAVVTSISTNVANAHEVDPAALQDFDVYCDYRATTPAAAGEMKLATAAGQWNPDSLCGDLAELLTGRAKAPSRKRPAFFRSIGLGLEDVAAAAALLAATRA encoded by the coding sequence ATGACGCAACCGATCGTTCTCAGTGAACTTGAGATCGCGACGCTCCTTCCGAAGGTCGACATCCGCTCTGTCCTGGAACGCATGTTCCGCTCCTTGGCTGACGGGAACGCCGTGCAACCGCCCCAGACGCTGAGCCTCTTCCCGGCCGACGCCGGCGACTTCATCACATACCTCGGCGTTCTGGCGGATGAGAGGGTATTCGGCGCGAAGCTGTCGCCATACGTCCCCGGCAACGGCAAAGAGCTGGTGACAGCATGGACTCTCCTTATGTCGATGGAAACCGGAACGCCGCTGCTTCTCTGCGATTCCAAGAAATTGACGACAGAGCGGACCGCTGCTGCTTCGATCATCGCTGCTGATGTGCTCGCTCCCGAGGAGGCTTCGGTGCTGACTATCGTCGGCTCAGGGCCGATGGGACTGGCGCATCTCCGCTACGCGGAAAGCATTCGCCCATGGAAGGAAGTCAGAATCGCGTCTCCTGAAATCGACACGCGCGAAGTGCCCCGTACGATCTCCAGCGAGGTCCTGGTCTCGAAGTCAACCAATGCCAACAAAGCCGTTCAAGGTGCAGACGTTGTGATGCTGTGCACCTCGTCCGGGACCCCAGTTGTCGATACGGCCGCACTGTCCAAGTCCGCGGTTGTCACGTCCATTAGCACGAACGTCGCCAACGCACACGAAGTCGACCCTGCCGCATTGCAAGACTTTGACGTCTACTGCGACTACCGGGCAACCACGCCCGCAGCCGCCGGCGAGATGAAGCTTGCCACCGCTGCCGGTCAGTGGAATCCCGATTCCCTTTGCGGCGATCTTGCGGAGCTTCTGACCGGACGCGCCAAAGCTCCCAGCCGCAAACGTCCGGCATTTTTCCGCTCCATCGGATTGGGCTTGGAAGACGTTGCCGCTGCAGCCGCGCTACTCGCCGCCACACGCGCGTAA
- a CDS encoding branched-chain amino acid ABC transporter permease: MFELLPQVLVSGVSLGMIYGLVAFGYQLTYVTSKTVNFGQAEALAVGALVGLSLQPILGYWMAIPVVMMFGALYGAAVERIAVRPALRAGTEGWILSTIALGIIMKNVAENIWGKEDLPFPSPLPPVPLSIASAYVMPMEILIVAGALVLMLVIEALNRLTLIGKAFVATADDSDAAALMGISTRAVIAGSFAVSCASAAYAGILIAPVTLTGASMGLVLVLKGFAAAILGGLTSGAGALVGGLVIGIAEAVTAFYVSTGYKEVPGLLFLLIALAFKPEGLFGKPLSKKV, encoded by the coding sequence ATGTTTGAATTGCTTCCGCAGGTCCTCGTCAGCGGTGTTTCTCTTGGAATGATCTATGGGCTGGTCGCGTTCGGCTATCAGTTGACCTACGTGACGTCAAAGACTGTGAACTTTGGTCAGGCGGAAGCCTTGGCCGTCGGTGCCCTTGTCGGGCTGAGCCTGCAGCCCATCCTGGGTTACTGGATGGCGATCCCTGTCGTCATGATGTTCGGTGCGCTCTATGGCGCTGCGGTCGAGCGCATCGCGGTTCGTCCTGCGCTACGGGCTGGAACTGAGGGGTGGATCCTCTCGACGATCGCCCTTGGCATCATCATGAAGAACGTTGCGGAGAACATCTGGGGTAAAGAGGATCTTCCCTTTCCCTCACCGCTGCCGCCTGTGCCGTTGTCGATCGCGAGCGCCTACGTCATGCCTATGGAGATCCTGATCGTTGCAGGGGCGTTGGTGTTGATGCTGGTGATCGAAGCACTCAATCGCCTGACGCTGATCGGCAAGGCCTTTGTTGCAACCGCGGACGATAGCGATGCCGCAGCGTTGATGGGCATCAGCACACGGGCCGTGATCGCCGGTTCGTTCGCAGTCTCCTGCGCGAGCGCCGCCTATGCAGGCATCCTCATAGCTCCGGTAACCTTGACGGGAGCAAGCATGGGGCTTGTCCTCGTGCTGAAGGGGTTTGCTGCGGCGATCCTCGGAGGCCTGACCTCCGGTGCCGGCGCTTTGGTTGGTGGGCTCGTCATCGGCATCGCTGAGGCGGTGACAGCCTTCTACGTGTCCACCGGCTACAAGGAAGTTCCCGGCCTCCTCTTCCTGCTTATTGCGCTCGCGTTCAAGCCCGAGGGCCTGTTTGGCAAACCCCTATCAAAGAAGGTCTGA
- a CDS encoding helix-turn-helix domain-containing protein, producing MSNILHSQARSDVLAHVSGNLRRLRQALRMSQAALAEASGISRRMIVAVEAGDANISLSSLDKLAAAMGAGFVDLVRDPEQTSFSDIREVTWRGREPESEGILLGTAPAAREAQMWLWSLGGCERYDAEPDPQGWHEMIFVVEGVLTLMLGDAGKDYPAGTFAIYSSAQVYSYVNAGQETVKFVRNVIS from the coding sequence ATGAGCAATATACTGCACAGTCAAGCGCGAAGTGACGTCCTCGCGCACGTTTCTGGAAATCTCAGACGGCTGCGTCAGGCGTTGCGCATGAGCCAAGCAGCTCTTGCCGAAGCGTCCGGGATAAGTCGTAGGATGATCGTGGCAGTAGAAGCCGGCGACGCGAACATCAGCCTTTCGAGTCTCGATAAGCTTGCTGCTGCAATGGGCGCCGGATTCGTCGATCTTGTGAGGGATCCGGAGCAAACGTCGTTCTCCGATATCAGGGAAGTGACTTGGAGAGGGCGTGAGCCCGAAAGCGAGGGTATTCTACTTGGGACCGCGCCAGCCGCTCGCGAGGCCCAGATGTGGCTATGGTCCCTGGGAGGATGCGAGCGTTACGACGCTGAGCCTGATCCTCAAGGCTGGCACGAAATGATATTTGTGGTTGAAGGTGTATTGACCTTGATGTTGGGGGACGCCGGGAAGGACTATCCGGCCGGTACCTTTGCGATCTACAGCTCCGCTCAAGTGTATTCTTACGTAAATGCCGGACAGGAGACTGTGAAGTTCGTGAGAAACGTCATCTCCTAA
- a CDS encoding cupin domain-containing protein: MTIEIRRRKLVEAAPHAAFKLDEIARSFPDSAETLLIDARLTDEDEASARVFRVYQPTPAHYHSNCDEYLLVLSGRGRFFMGDRVPFDVGPGDMLFFKKGTIHGMPEILEHPLFMVSIDTPRRDPTDIIFVDSTQITPESFVKAK; this comes from the coding sequence ATGACAATCGAAATAAGACGCAGAAAGCTGGTCGAGGCAGCCCCACACGCGGCATTCAAGCTTGACGAGATCGCTAGGAGCTTTCCGGATAGCGCGGAGACTTTGCTCATCGACGCTCGACTCACAGATGAGGATGAGGCGAGCGCTCGGGTGTTCCGCGTCTACCAGCCGACTCCTGCGCACTACCATTCGAACTGCGACGAGTATCTGCTGGTCCTTTCAGGACGCGGCCGCTTCTTCATGGGTGATCGAGTTCCGTTCGACGTTGGTCCCGGCGACATGTTGTTCTTCAAGAAGGGCACGATCCACGGCATGCCTGAAATACTCGAGCACCCGTTGTTCATGGTCTCCATCGACACGCCTCGTCGAGACCCCACGGACATTATCTTTGTCGATTCGACGCAAATAACACCTGAGAGTTTCGTGAAGGCAAAATGA
- a CDS encoding GntR family transcriptional regulator yields the protein MSTTTEFKIKKVQKLSAEVQAASALRQGILDGEIPPATRLTEIRMAEQLGVSRATIRTAFHQLAQEGLIDQIPYTGWAVMSLSAHDAWELYTLRASLEALASKLVATGIREKGTTSPAIARLHEVFSDLEVACKSRKRKRIAEADFALHRTIIDLAGHRRLGEQYAMVEQQIRIYIASSDALLDPASIIEQHRPIVTAISAGDVERAVQAAVEHNEQEGGKLVAHLEAQE from the coding sequence ATGTCTACGACTACAGAATTCAAAATCAAAAAAGTGCAGAAGCTGAGCGCCGAAGTGCAGGCCGCCTCTGCATTGCGCCAAGGGATTCTGGACGGGGAAATCCCGCCTGCCACGCGCCTGACGGAGATCCGCATGGCGGAACAGTTGGGCGTGTCCCGCGCCACTATCCGAACGGCATTTCACCAGCTGGCACAGGAAGGGCTGATTGACCAGATACCCTACACTGGTTGGGCGGTCATGTCTCTCAGCGCGCACGACGCCTGGGAACTCTACACGCTCAGGGCGAGCCTGGAAGCGCTGGCTTCGAAGCTTGTGGCCACTGGCATCCGGGAAAAGGGAACGACATCGCCCGCGATCGCGCGACTTCACGAGGTTTTTTCGGACCTAGAAGTAGCCTGCAAAAGTCGAAAGAGAAAACGGATAGCCGAGGCCGACTTTGCGTTGCATCGCACGATAATTGATCTAGCCGGTCATCGAAGGTTGGGGGAACAGTATGCGATGGTGGAGCAGCAGATCCGAATCTATATCGCGTCCAGCGACGCGCTTTTGGACCCAGCATCCATTATCGAACAGCATAGACCCATTGTCACGGCCATAAGCGCCGGCGATGTCGAGCGGGCTGTTCAGGCTGCCGTTGAACATAATGAACAGGAAGGCGGAAAACTTGTCGCGCACCTTGAGGCGCAGGAATAG
- a CDS encoding ABC transporter ATP-binding protein has protein sequence MLIVEKLSAGYGRSDVLQGVDLAVPRGKLVCIVGGNGAGKSTAMRAISGMLAPTSGRVQFRNVDVTSMPSHKTAALGMAHVPEGRRVFASLSVLDNLRLGAFRRARADRRRLADDFDRIFSWFPRLRERRAQAAGTLSGGEQQMLAIGRALMAEPELILLDEPSMGLAPKLVEDVYRIIIRLREEGRTILLVEQFANLALSVADYAYVLENGRMVLSGTGRELLSHDKVREAYMGNRARA, from the coding sequence ATGTTGATCGTCGAAAAACTCTCTGCCGGCTACGGCCGCTCCGATGTCCTCCAAGGCGTGGATCTCGCGGTGCCGAGGGGCAAACTCGTGTGCATCGTCGGCGGAAATGGTGCCGGCAAGTCAACTGCAATGCGTGCGATCTCCGGTATGCTTGCCCCCACGTCCGGGCGTGTGCAATTTCGGAATGTCGATGTCACCAGTATGCCTTCACACAAGACGGCGGCTCTGGGGATGGCGCATGTGCCGGAAGGACGCCGTGTCTTTGCAAGTCTCTCTGTCCTGGACAATCTGAGGCTCGGCGCGTTCCGGCGGGCGCGCGCAGATCGGCGCAGGCTTGCGGACGATTTCGATCGGATCTTTTCGTGGTTTCCTCGACTGCGCGAACGACGGGCGCAAGCGGCGGGCACCCTCTCTGGCGGGGAGCAGCAGATGCTGGCGATCGGTCGGGCGCTTATGGCGGAGCCCGAGTTGATCCTGCTCGATGAGCCTTCAATGGGGCTCGCGCCAAAACTGGTTGAAGATGTCTATCGCATCATCATACGGCTGCGCGAAGAGGGCCGCACTATCCTGCTCGTTGAGCAATTCGCCAACCTGGCCCTGAGTGTTGCCGACTACGCTTACGTGCTGGAAAACGGACGTATGGTTTTATCTGGCACCGGGCGGGAACTTCTTAGCCATGATAAGGTTAGGGAGGCTTATATGGGCAATCGCGCAAGAGCATAG
- a CDS encoding haloacid dehalogenase type II codes for MLSGPKPEWLTFDCYGTLIQWDEGLLAAVEQILAKHPGSDVDPETLIRVYDKYEHALEAERPHKSFRVVAGEGLRLAMEELELAYTSDDIEILTGSISRMPPFPEVVAALGELKAQGFKLCIVSNTDDDIIAGNVAQLGGHIDRVVTAQQAGAYKPTQQIFDFAHDALGLGRSDVVHICASPHLDLAAARDLGFRCIWIDRGTGRKPLPDYAPNAVFPTLDCVPPFLSSANWG; via the coding sequence ATGCTTTCCGGACCCAAGCCCGAATGGTTGACCTTCGACTGCTATGGCACCCTGATCCAGTGGGACGAGGGCCTGCTTGCTGCCGTCGAACAGATCCTGGCGAAACATCCCGGATCCGACGTCGATCCCGAGACCTTGATCCGGGTTTACGACAAATATGAACATGCGCTGGAGGCGGAGCGTCCGCACAAGTCTTTCCGCGTGGTTGCGGGCGAGGGCTTGCGCTTGGCGATGGAGGAACTCGAGCTTGCCTACACGTCGGACGATATCGAAATTCTAACGGGCAGCATATCGCGCATGCCGCCGTTTCCGGAGGTCGTTGCAGCCCTCGGTGAACTGAAGGCGCAAGGCTTCAAGCTCTGCATTGTCTCCAACACCGACGACGATATCATAGCCGGCAATGTCGCGCAGCTCGGCGGCCATATCGACCGCGTAGTAACCGCCCAGCAGGCGGGCGCCTACAAGCCGACCCAGCAGATCTTCGATTTCGCGCACGACGCCCTTGGTCTTGGCCGCAGCGACGTCGTCCACATTTGCGCAAGCCCGCACCTTGATTTGGCGGCGGCGCGAGATCTCGGCTTTCGCTGTATCTGGATCGATAGAGGTACAGGCCGCAAACCCTTGCCCGATTATGCCCCGAACGCAGTCTTTCCGACACTCGACTGTGTTCCGCCTTTCCTCAGTTCGGCGAACTGGGGCTGA
- a CDS encoding dihydroxy-acid dehydratase has protein sequence MDKTDKRRRSQKQFTGLERSLQRAWAKGAGLIDEEFEQPMIAVVNTYQDFSPENFHLRQVADAVKAGIRMAGGTPCEFNTFHVTDSETFASVGMRYVLPSRDVVADMIELMVEGHRFDGMVLIGSGDKVMPGMVMAAARLDLPAMMIYGGPTPVGRYRGRKVFLETVYDGVGEHLRGELSLADLKGLEDNHFPFSGACDTATSGNTAGIYTEALGLALPHSGTLPAGSNYQLRAAKYTGMRIMDLVREDIRPSTILTKQAFENAMRVGMAVGGSTNMVLHFMAMAKEAGVDVSFDTWDKLSRTTPTLVKLAPSGPWGVTELNDAGGVPAVLRALGERVNRSVPTVSGKSVGEIVDEAVIENEQVIHTASDPVEPEGSLFILKGSLAPGGAVVKASGVAKSMWKTVLKARVFEDEESAIDAMRADGIAPGTCIIIRNEGTKGGPGMREMLGATSALMGAGLGETCALVTDGRFSGATHGPAIGYVTPEAARGGVIAVVKDGDEIHIDLAARKLDLDVSQAVIDARWASYVAPEPRIKRGYMKFYSEHVAPASEGAVMPRF, from the coding sequence ATGGACAAGACCGACAAGCGCAGGCGCAGCCAGAAGCAGTTCACGGGACTGGAGCGGTCGCTGCAGCGCGCATGGGCAAAGGGCGCCGGGCTGATCGACGAGGAGTTCGAGCAGCCGATGATTGCCGTCGTCAACACCTACCAGGACTTCTCTCCGGAGAACTTTCATCTTCGCCAGGTGGCTGATGCCGTAAAAGCCGGCATCCGCATGGCCGGCGGCACGCCATGCGAGTTCAACACTTTCCACGTCACCGACTCCGAGACCTTCGCCTCGGTTGGCATGCGCTACGTCTTGCCAAGCCGCGACGTGGTCGCGGACATGATCGAGCTGATGGTCGAGGGGCATCGCTTCGACGGCATGGTGCTCATCGGATCAGGCGACAAGGTCATGCCGGGTATGGTGATGGCCGCCGCCCGCCTCGATCTTCCGGCGATGATGATCTACGGCGGGCCGACGCCAGTCGGGCGCTATCGTGGTCGCAAGGTGTTTCTCGAAACCGTCTATGACGGCGTCGGAGAGCATTTGCGAGGCGAGCTGTCGCTTGCCGACCTGAAGGGCCTGGAAGACAACCATTTCCCCTTTTCGGGCGCCTGTGACACGGCGACATCAGGCAACACCGCCGGCATCTATACGGAGGCGCTTGGCCTGGCGCTCCCGCATTCCGGAACGTTGCCGGCCGGCTCGAACTACCAGTTGCGGGCTGCGAAATACACCGGCATGCGCATCATGGATCTGGTGCGAGAGGACATTCGTCCCTCCACCATCCTGACAAAGCAGGCCTTTGAGAATGCGATGCGGGTTGGGATGGCTGTCGGCGGTTCCACCAACATGGTGCTGCACTTCATGGCGATGGCGAAGGAAGCCGGCGTCGACGTGTCTTTCGACACCTGGGATAAGCTATCGCGCACGACGCCAACTCTGGTCAAGCTTGCGCCCTCCGGTCCGTGGGGTGTGACGGAACTCAACGACGCCGGCGGCGTACCCGCCGTGTTGAGAGCGCTCGGCGAGCGGGTGAACCGGTCGGTGCCGACGGTGAGCGGCAAGAGCGTTGGCGAAATCGTCGACGAGGCGGTCATAGAGAATGAGCAGGTCATTCACACCGCCAGCGATCCTGTTGAGCCCGAAGGCTCGCTCTTCATCCTCAAGGGATCGCTCGCGCCGGGAGGGGCCGTGGTCAAGGCATCGGGCGTCGCCAAGAGCATGTGGAAGACGGTTCTGAAAGCTCGCGTCTTTGAAGATGAAGAAAGTGCGATCGATGCTATGCGCGCAGATGGCATCGCGCCCGGGACCTGCATCATCATCCGCAATGAAGGCACGAAGGGCGGGCCAGGCATGCGCGAAATGCTGGGCGCGACCTCCGCGCTCATGGGGGCGGGGCTTGGTGAGACCTGTGCCCTTGTCACGGACGGCCGGTTTTCCGGTGCGACCCATGGGCCGGCCATCGGATATGTTACCCCGGAGGCGGCGCGCGGCGGCGTGATCGCCGTAGTCAAGGACGGTGACGAGATCCACATTGACCTCGCAGCTCGCAAACTCGACCTGGATGTCTCGCAGGCGGTGATCGATGCGCGCTGGGCGTCTTATGTTGCTCCGGAACCGAGGATCAAACGCGGCTACATGAAATTCTACTCAGAGCATGTGGCGCCGGCATCCGAAGGCGCCGTCATGCCCCGGTTCTAA
- a CDS encoding ATP-binding cassette domain-containing protein, with protein sequence MKRSLLSLGGLLLLAAAPFAVPNAYYVHMLTVVLIFAIALMGLDFIIGYVGQISLGHFGLFAIGSYAAGLTAAGAGLSLLPALGFAAAVTALFGAVLAFPALKTAGPYFAMVTLAFGSIAVIVINEWTDLTGGARGLAVPKPALGTSVLDGPGFYWFALGVFALAWLTVGRIISSRYGRAFEALQSSAIATDSIGISSFGYKVLAFTLSAGFTGLAGGLYAFSELYITPQSFNFELTIVFLLALIVGGRASRPGAFAGAVLAVWLPNLLADMTTFRVIAVTTTLTLFVLAVWRSGRGRPDWRVWLPVAITFAVTILSFHLTSMIDQRLTIFGLILLGAITYLPNGIVGTLLPGGTGRAAAISTVRQAGHALPTTVMRVDGGKALELGDVTVAFGGLTAINSLSVEVEAGTVHGLIGPNGAGKSTLLNVLTGIYRPSKGVVRLRGRQINGVSTVGIARAGVSRTFQNIQLFGQLTALENVLVGRHRSYRTGALDMLFATPRYKREEVEQTAVAMALLDLVGLSGLAGENARNLPYGKQRLLEIARALATGSAILLLDEPAAGLNPSEVQELVTILETIKRSGITMVLIEHHMDVVMALSDRVTVLDFGEKIAEGPPQSISADARVVDAYLGTSLAVA encoded by the coding sequence ATGAAGCGCTCCCTACTCTCTTTAGGCGGGCTTCTGCTCCTCGCCGCTGCTCCGTTTGCAGTCCCGAATGCCTATTACGTCCATATGCTGACGGTTGTGCTGATCTTCGCAATCGCCCTCATGGGTCTCGATTTCATCATCGGCTATGTCGGCCAAATCTCGCTTGGTCATTTCGGGCTGTTCGCAATTGGTTCATATGCGGCCGGTCTGACAGCTGCCGGTGCTGGCTTGTCGCTATTGCCCGCGCTTGGTTTTGCGGCAGCGGTGACTGCCCTGTTCGGCGCCGTCCTTGCTTTCCCGGCGCTGAAGACAGCCGGTCCCTATTTCGCCATGGTGACGCTCGCGTTCGGTTCGATCGCCGTCATCGTTATCAATGAATGGACCGACCTCACCGGTGGTGCACGCGGCCTTGCCGTGCCTAAACCTGCACTTGGGACAAGCGTTCTTGACGGCCCCGGCTTCTACTGGTTTGCCCTCGGCGTCTTCGCGCTGGCGTGGCTCACCGTCGGACGCATTATCTCGTCACGCTACGGGCGCGCCTTCGAGGCATTGCAATCCAGTGCGATCGCGACCGACAGCATCGGAATTTCCTCCTTTGGCTACAAAGTCCTGGCTTTCACTCTCAGCGCGGGTTTCACCGGGTTGGCTGGTGGGCTCTACGCGTTTTCGGAGCTCTATATCACGCCGCAATCGTTTAACTTCGAGCTGACCATCGTCTTCCTGCTCGCACTCATCGTTGGCGGCCGGGCAAGCCGACCGGGCGCGTTCGCCGGTGCCGTTCTGGCGGTTTGGCTGCCCAATCTGCTCGCAGATATGACGACGTTTCGCGTGATTGCGGTCACCACGACGCTGACCTTGTTCGTGCTCGCTGTATGGCGGTCGGGCCGAGGACGACCGGATTGGCGGGTATGGTTGCCGGTCGCAATCACGTTTGCCGTCACGATTCTTAGCTTCCATCTAACCTCGATGATCGATCAGCGGCTGACTATTTTCGGCCTCATCCTGCTGGGGGCAATAACCTATCTGCCAAATGGCATTGTCGGCACTCTCTTGCCGGGTGGGACCGGCCGCGCCGCTGCCATCAGTACCGTCCGGCAAGCGGGCCATGCCTTGCCAACAACCGTTATGAGAGTGGATGGCGGCAAAGCCCTTGAGCTGGGCGACGTGACCGTTGCCTTTGGCGGTCTGACGGCGATCAACAGCCTGTCCGTCGAGGTCGAAGCGGGGACGGTTCATGGCCTGATCGGTCCGAACGGCGCGGGAAAAAGCACTTTGCTCAACGTGTTGACCGGGATCTACAGGCCCTCGAAAGGTGTGGTCAGGCTCCGCGGCCGGCAGATAAACGGCGTCTCCACCGTCGGAATAGCGCGCGCCGGTGTTTCCAGGACATTCCAGAATATTCAGCTGTTCGGCCAACTAACCGCGTTGGAAAATGTCCTGGTCGGTCGCCATCGTTCCTACCGCACTGGCGCCCTGGACATGCTGTTCGCTACGCCTCGATACAAACGGGAGGAAGTGGAGCAGACCGCCGTGGCGATGGCTCTGCTCGACCTTGTCGGCCTTTCCGGCTTGGCGGGGGAAAATGCGCGCAACCTTCCTTACGGCAAGCAGCGGCTGTTGGAAATCGCCCGGGCGCTTGCGACCGGATCAGCAATCCTGCTGCTTGATGAACCCGCCGCCGGTCTCAACCCGTCAGAAGTGCAGGAGCTCGTCACGATCCTCGAAACGATCAAGCGATCGGGGATCACCATGGTCCTGATCGAACACCACATGGATGTCGTGATGGCGCTGAGCGATCGGGTCACTGTCCTCGACTTCGGCGAGAAGATCGCCGAAGGCCCACCTCAGTCCATTTCTGCCGATGCCAGAGTGGTGGATGCTTACCTTGGTACCAGCCTCGCCGTTGCGTGA